A window from Leptothermofonsia sichuanensis E412 encodes these proteins:
- a CDS encoding Crp/Fnr family transcriptional regulator, translated as MQIEAFSELFPLLTAANPETLEWLLSVAVEHEYPANRAVLMEDAWGNAVYFIVSGWVKVRRLSGAGSEEVVTLAILGQGDFFGEMAILDESPRSTDVIALSAVKLISISAQRFIQTLFKDPQLHHRMLQLMVRRLRQTNLRFQLRHQPPAVKLANTLVALGENYGHETPNGIEIFNIPYKDLADVTDIGVEETARIMEKLDGKGWIKVDPANQAIYLLNMKQLMHLAGKISHKSTG; from the coding sequence ATGCAGATTGAAGCGTTCAGTGAGCTGTTTCCGCTTTTAACCGCTGCCAATCCAGAAACCCTGGAATGGCTTTTATCCGTTGCTGTTGAGCATGAGTACCCTGCCAATCGTGCTGTCTTGATGGAAGATGCATGGGGCAACGCCGTCTACTTTATTGTCTCTGGATGGGTCAAGGTGCGCCGTTTGTCAGGAGCGGGTTCAGAAGAGGTGGTAACGCTGGCAATCCTGGGACAGGGGGATTTCTTTGGAGAAATGGCGATTCTGGACGAATCCCCCCGCTCGACGGATGTGATCGCCCTGTCAGCCGTAAAGTTAATCAGTATTTCGGCTCAACGGTTCATTCAGACCCTGTTCAAAGATCCCCAATTGCACCATCGAATGCTGCAATTGATGGTGCGTCGTTTACGTCAGACCAACCTCCGGTTTCAACTGCGCCACCAACCGCCTGCGGTTAAGCTAGCAAACACGCTGGTGGCCCTGGGCGAGAATTATGGGCACGAAACCCCCAATGGAATTGAGATTTTCAATATTCCCTACAAGGATCTGGCCGATGTGACCGATATTGGGGTGGAAGAAACGGCCAGGATTATGGAAAAGCTGGATGGAAAAGGCTGGATCAAAGTTGACCCGGCAAATCAGGCAATCTATCTGCTAAATATGAAGCAACTGATGCACCTGGCTGGCAAAATTTCCCACAAGAGTACAGGTTGA
- the upp gene encoding uracil phosphoribosyltransferase encodes MTGKVIVIDHPLIQHKLTLMRRVETSTAKFRSLMTEISMLLAYEVTRDLPIKYEPIKTPLASMHAPVLAPEKKLVIVPIMRAGQGILDGMLQLMPSARVGHIGLYRDPTTLIPVEYYFKVPHDIEERDMLVVDPMVATGNSAAAAVQRLKETNPRSLKLVCLLAAPEGISNFHDHHPDVPIYTAAVDEGLDEHGYIIPGLGDAGDRLFGTR; translated from the coding sequence ATGACGGGCAAAGTCATTGTGATTGACCACCCCTTGATTCAGCACAAACTGACGTTGATGCGTCGGGTAGAAACAAGTACAGCCAAGTTTCGATCGCTGATGACTGAGATCAGTATGTTACTGGCTTACGAAGTGACGCGAGATTTGCCCATCAAGTATGAGCCGATTAAAACCCCCCTGGCGAGTATGCACGCTCCGGTGCTGGCTCCTGAAAAGAAACTGGTAATTGTGCCAATTATGCGGGCGGGTCAGGGAATTCTGGATGGCATGTTGCAACTGATGCCCTCTGCCAGAGTGGGACACATTGGGCTTTACCGGGACCCCACAACCCTGATTCCGGTGGAATACTATTTCAAAGTGCCCCACGACATTGAGGAGCGCGACATGCTGGTGGTCGATCCGATGGTGGCAACGGGGAACTCTGCCGCCGCCGCCGTTCAGCGGTTGAAGGAAACCAACCCCCGGTCGTTAAAACTGGTCTGTTTGCTGGCGGCACCAGAGGGTATCAGCAATTTCCATGACCACCATCCTGATGTGCCCATCTATACTGCCGCCGTTGATGAGGGGCTGGATGAGCACGGCTACATTATTCCAGGGTTGGGGGACGCGGGCGATCGGCTGTTTGGGACCCGGTAA
- the nadA gene encoding quinolinate synthase NadA gives MDEDLKIVVDAVFVTTPLAAQTQLPRDLFRAIADLKRELNAVILAHYYQEPDIQDIADYIGDSLGLSQQAAQTSADVIVFAGVHFMAETAKILNPNKLVLLPDLAAGCSLADSCPPDAFAQFRADHPGHLVISYINCTADIKAMSDIICTSANAVKIVQQVAPDQPIIFAPDRNLGRYVMQQTGREMVLWQGSCIVHETFSEKKMVQLKIQHPEAEAIAHPECEPAVLRHASYIGSTTALLKYIQQSSSQSFIVATEPGIIHQMQKAAPDKKFIPAPPINNCACNECPYMRLNTLEKLYWCMKNRTPAITLPEATRLAALKPIQRMLEMSQ, from the coding sequence ATGGATGAAGATCTCAAGATTGTGGTTGATGCTGTGTTTGTAACTACCCCTCTTGCCGCTCAGACTCAATTACCCCGTGACCTGTTTAGGGCGATCGCTGACCTAAAACGAGAACTCAACGCGGTCATCCTGGCTCATTACTACCAGGAACCCGATATTCAGGATATCGCTGACTACATTGGGGATTCACTGGGACTATCGCAGCAGGCCGCTCAAACCAGTGCAGATGTCATTGTGTTTGCGGGGGTCCATTTCATGGCAGAAACCGCCAAAATTTTGAATCCCAACAAGCTGGTATTGTTACCCGACCTGGCAGCCGGATGTTCTCTGGCAGATAGTTGTCCACCGGACGCATTTGCTCAATTCAGAGCAGACCATCCCGGACATTTGGTAATTTCTTACATAAATTGCACGGCGGACATCAAAGCGATGAGTGACATTATCTGCACCAGCGCCAATGCCGTGAAAATTGTGCAGCAGGTTGCCCCTGACCAGCCGATTATCTTTGCCCCTGATCGCAATCTGGGCAGGTACGTTATGCAGCAGACCGGACGGGAGATGGTGTTATGGCAGGGAAGTTGCATCGTGCATGAAACGTTTTCAGAAAAGAAAATGGTGCAGTTGAAGATCCAGCACCCGGAGGCAGAAGCGATCGCTCACCCGGAGTGTGAACCCGCTGTTTTACGCCACGCCAGCTACATTGGTTCTACTACGGCTCTGCTCAAGTACATTCAACAAAGTTCCAGTCAGTCCTTCATTGTGGCAACCGAGCCGGGTATTATTCACCAGATGCAAAAAGCGGCTCCGGATAAAAAATTTATTCCGGCTCCTCCTATCAACAACTGTGCCTGTAATGAATGTCCCTATATGCGGCTAAACACCCTGGAAAAACTCTACTGGTGTATGAAAAATCGTACGCCAGCAATTACCCTACCGGAAGCAACGCGTCTGGCGGCGTTAAAGCCGATTCAGCGAATGCTGGAGATGAGTCAATAA
- a CDS encoding L,D-transpeptidase encodes MPSQQMAAQTLNGQSLVPIPAPQKTLQKVPDQLVPSLDRAPLGNPPSTESSPTHSTSPQLLQPGIQESPPFEVQDGKPAIAIVIPPDPSLYQPTLPPLGDSTYYLPVDTNVLGMRLVVRLSQRRVYLYKQDQVVASYPIAIGKPGWETPVGEYRVFNMEKNPIFKSFKSGRIIKPGPDNPLGVRWIGIWTDGKTQLGFHGTNEPELIGHAVSHGCIRMLNKDVTALFDQIAIGTPVRVER; translated from the coding sequence TTGCCCTCCCAACAAATGGCTGCCCAGACTTTGAATGGGCAGTCTTTGGTTCCCATACCAGCCCCCCAAAAAACGCTTCAAAAAGTGCCAGACCAACTGGTGCCATCCCTGGACAGGGCACCCCTGGGCAATCCACCCAGCACAGAGAGTTCCCCTACTCATTCAACATCTCCTCAGCTTTTACAACCCGGGATCCAGGAATCTCCTCCATTTGAAGTCCAGGATGGAAAACCGGCCATTGCCATTGTCATTCCTCCAGACCCAAGCCTGTATCAGCCAACCCTCCCCCCACTGGGCGATTCCACCTACTACCTGCCTGTTGATACCAATGTTCTGGGCATGCGCCTGGTGGTCAGGCTGAGTCAGCGGCGGGTTTACCTTTACAAACAGGATCAGGTGGTTGCCAGCTACCCAATTGCCATTGGCAAACCGGGGTGGGAGACTCCTGTAGGGGAATACAGAGTATTCAACATGGAGAAAAACCCCATTTTCAAGAGCTTCAAGTCAGGCCGCATCATTAAGCCAGGTCCGGATAATCCCCTGGGTGTTCGGTGGATTGGTATCTGGACTGATGGCAAAACCCAGCTTGGGTTTCACGGTACCAACGAACCCGAGCTAATTGGCCATGCCGTTTCCCACGGCTGCATCCGGATGCTGAACAAAGATGTGACAGCTTTGTTTGACCAGATTGCCATTGGCACGCCGGTCAGGGTTGAGCGCTAA
- a CDS encoding N-acetyltransferase — protein MPFERVEKLSQKTSEQQRQSFNYAAVVTSSQAPHTNSQGNLEVPQFHHNFAQIPVRSTNLPIQAKLTIEQPADRTTHSVEKTSTYSPYTQIFRSNSTRQQTDSSSIIQLAAYKALKPINGINMEVAINHEGNKIEIEDLTKSDKPVGKLSGYIEYEIDEDNSLRLNHFEAQPAGTGLGTLLMNVFAQFAVNNKFRVIYVNNPALTAMGAYEAFGGIPSRPDTHADLFKAYYEEMRATRTKHETFVQDEAKELASHEVSREKYFNPGIDKEKEAEIREKASKGHIEKHTSEDDIIRVANLKALSFNLMYDSKELLNLTGKKLAGKWTEIGQESKSKSPLSGFFSGFFSKN, from the coding sequence ATGCCCTTTGAGCGTGTTGAGAAACTGAGTCAGAAGACTTCTGAGCAACAGCGCCAGAGCTTCAACTATGCCGCCGTCGTTACCAGCTCACAGGCACCTCACACAAACTCCCAGGGTAATCTGGAAGTACCTCAGTTCCATCACAACTTCGCTCAGATTCCTGTCAGATCAACCAATCTCCCAATTCAGGCAAAATTAACGATTGAGCAGCCAGCAGACAGAACAACGCATTCAGTAGAAAAAACGTCTACTTATTCCCCCTATACACAGATTTTCAGAAGCAACTCTACCAGGCAGCAAACTGACTCATCCTCCATTATCCAATTGGCTGCCTACAAAGCCCTCAAGCCAATTAATGGAATCAACATGGAAGTGGCTATTAACCATGAAGGTAACAAAATTGAAATTGAAGATCTTACTAAATCAGATAAACCAGTAGGGAAACTGAGTGGATATATTGAATATGAGATTGATGAAGATAATAGTCTAAGGCTCAACCACTTTGAAGCTCAGCCTGCAGGAACTGGGCTAGGAACGTTACTGATGAATGTATTTGCCCAGTTTGCTGTTAACAATAAATTCAGAGTTATTTACGTCAATAATCCTGCCCTCACCGCGATGGGAGCATATGAAGCATTTGGAGGCATTCCTTCAAGACCAGACACACATGCTGACCTATTTAAAGCATATTATGAGGAAATGCGCGCAACCCGTACTAAGCACGAAACATTTGTTCAAGACGAAGCCAAGGAACTTGCAAGCCATGAAGTGTCTAGAGAGAAATACTTCAACCCAGGAATAGACAAGGAGAAAGAAGCAGAAATTCGCGAGAAGGCAAGCAAAGGTCATATTGAAAAACATACAAGTGAAGATGACATTATACGTGTCGCTAATCTAAAAGCTCTATCTTTTAACTTGATGTATGATTCAAAAGAGTTATTGAATCTTACCGGGAAAAAACTTGCGGGCAAATGGACAGAAATCGGTCAGGAAAGTAAGTCTAAATCACCCTTGTCTGGATTCTTCTCTGGATTCTTCTCAAAGAATTGA
- a CDS encoding acetolactate synthase large subunit — protein sequence MGEMNTAELLVRCLENEGVRYVFGLPGEENLHVLEALSHSSIQFITTRHEQGAAFMADVYGRLTGKAGVCLSTLGPGATNLMTGVADANLDRAPLVAITGQVGTDRMHIESHQYLDLVAMFAPVTKWNAQIVRPTNTPEIVRKAFKIAQTEKPGAVHIDLPENIAAMPAPGKPLAKDNKEKSFASFQSIEKAADIISQADNPLILVGNGAIRANASEMLTEFATRLNIPVANTFMGKGVIRYTHPLSLWAVGLQQRDYISCGFDRADLVICIGYDLIEYSPKKWNPNGTIPIIHIGMTPAEVDSSYIPLVEVVGDISDSLKEILYRADRTSKPDSYALELRADIRNDYAFYSKDDAFPVKPQKIIYDLRQVMGPEDIVICDVGAHKMWMARHYHCERPNTCLISNGFAAMGISIPGAIAAKLVHPEQRVVAVTGDGGFMMNCQELETALRIGTPFVTLIFNDGGYGLIEWKQQNQFGHSTFVKFSNPDFVKLAESMGLKGYRVESCPDLLPILKDALEQNVPAVIDCPVDYRENLRFSQRAGDLSCVI from the coding sequence ATGGGTGAAATGAATACGGCTGAACTACTCGTTCGCTGTTTGGAGAATGAAGGAGTTCGCTATGTCTTTGGTCTACCAGGTGAGGAAAACCTGCACGTCCTGGAAGCCTTAAGTCATTCGTCAATCCAGTTCATTACAACTCGCCATGAGCAGGGCGCAGCCTTCATGGCAGATGTCTATGGACGACTGACCGGCAAAGCTGGAGTGTGTCTGTCAACCCTGGGTCCAGGGGCAACCAATTTGATGACCGGCGTTGCCGATGCCAATTTAGACCGGGCACCTCTGGTTGCCATCACCGGGCAGGTTGGTACTGACCGGATGCACATTGAATCTCATCAGTACCTTGACCTGGTTGCCATGTTTGCACCTGTTACCAAGTGGAATGCTCAAATTGTGCGTCCGACCAATACGCCAGAAATTGTCCGTAAAGCCTTTAAGATTGCCCAGACAGAAAAACCAGGAGCCGTTCATATTGACCTGCCAGAGAATATCGCAGCCATGCCTGCCCCTGGTAAGCCCCTTGCCAAAGACAATAAAGAAAAAAGTTTTGCCTCTTTCCAGAGCATTGAGAAAGCCGCTGATATTATTTCTCAAGCGGATAATCCCTTAATTCTGGTTGGGAATGGTGCAATTCGGGCAAATGCCAGTGAAATGCTGACTGAATTTGCCACCCGGCTGAATATTCCCGTTGCCAATACCTTTATGGGCAAGGGCGTGATTCGATACACCCATCCCTTATCGCTGTGGGCTGTTGGCTTGCAACAGCGCGATTACATTAGCTGCGGGTTTGATCGGGCGGATCTGGTGATTTGTATTGGGTATGACCTGATTGAGTATTCTCCGAAAAAGTGGAACCCCAATGGAACAATCCCCATTATTCACATTGGGATGACGCCCGCAGAGGTTGACAGTAGCTATATTCCACTGGTGGAGGTGGTAGGAGATATTTCTGATTCGCTTAAAGAGATCCTTTACCGTGCCGATCGCACCAGCAAACCCGATTCCTATGCCCTGGAACTCCGGGCTGACATTCGTAACGACTATGCCTTTTACTCTAAGGACGATGCCTTCCCGGTCAAGCCTCAAAAAATCATCTACGATTTGCGGCAGGTGATGGGACCAGAGGACATTGTCATCTGTGATGTCGGTGCTCACAAAATGTGGATGGCTCGTCATTATCATTGTGAACGCCCCAACACCTGCCTCATTTCTAATGGCTTCGCTGCCATGGGGATTTCCATTCCAGGGGCGATCGCAGCCAAACTGGTGCATCCTGAACAACGAGTCGTTGCCGTGACCGGGGATGGTGGCTTTATGATGAATTGTCAGGAGTTGGAAACCGCTTTACGGATCGGTACTCCTTTTGTCACGCTCATTTTCAATGATGGCGGCTATGGCTTGATCGAATGGAAACAGCAGAACCAGTTTGGCCACTCCACTTTTGTTAAGTTTAGCAACCCCGACTTCGTTAAACTAGCAGAAAGCATGGGCTTAAAGGGCTATCGGGTTGAGTCTTGCCCGGATTTGCTTCCCATCTTAAAGGACGCACTCGAACAAAACGTTCCAGCGGTCATTGACTGTCCAGTAGACTATCGGGAAAACCTCCGGTTTAGTCAGCGGGCGGGAGATTTGAGTTGTGTGATTTAA
- a CDS encoding 3'(2'),5'-bisphosphate nucleotidase CysQ family protein: protein MPPISPEHEQQIIQVLRSCGQQAKQMAASPFEVFQKGPDDYVTSIDAALDRRLSTVFSELFPEDGIITEENPQSRQKFDAKYSRLWCIDPVDGTEDFIQGKSDYAVMVGLLQDYQPLAGWIGAPAYDRVYYGGLDWGLFQAIADQSPEPLAIIEPAPPTAGFCPIVIGNRDQANFGAAIAQLIPAAQFYSLGSFGLKVMEVIGGRAGLYLYFNRRVKVWDTAGPLALAKAAGLVCCDLQGHPLQLSPDVIHPDTLAHTQPIVIGWSHYVELLLPKLQEAVGETIESFPQFQ, encoded by the coding sequence ATGCCTCCAATTTCCCCTGAACACGAACAGCAGATCATACAAGTCTTGCGAAGCTGCGGTCAGCAGGCAAAGCAGATGGCAGCCAGCCCGTTTGAGGTTTTTCAGAAAGGTCCTGATGACTATGTCACCAGTATTGATGCCGCCTTAGATCGGAGGTTATCGACGGTGTTCAGCGAGCTTTTTCCGGAGGATGGCATCATTACTGAAGAAAATCCGCAATCAAGACAAAAGTTTGATGCTAAATACTCACGGCTCTGGTGTATTGATCCGGTGGATGGGACAGAGGATTTCATTCAGGGTAAGTCTGACTATGCGGTCATGGTGGGATTACTGCAAGATTACCAGCCGCTGGCTGGCTGGATAGGTGCCCCTGCCTACGATCGCGTTTACTATGGCGGACTTGACTGGGGGTTGTTTCAAGCCATTGCCGATCAATCCCCGGAGCCTCTGGCGATCATCGAACCAGCCCCTCCCACGGCTGGATTCTGCCCGATTGTCATTGGAAATCGGGATCAGGCAAACTTTGGCGCTGCGATCGCCCAGCTCATCCCTGCCGCTCAATTTTACTCTCTTGGTAGCTTTGGCTTAAAGGTGATGGAAGTGATTGGGGGACGGGCTGGACTTTACCTGTATTTCAATCGACGGGTTAAGGTCTGGGATACCGCGGGTCCGCTGGCACTGGCAAAAGCAGCCGGTCTGGTTTGCTGTGACTTGCAGGGACACCCCCTCCAGCTAAGCCCTGATGTCATCCATCCCGATACCCTTGCCCATACTCAACCCATTGTGATTGGCTGGTCCCACTATGTTGAATTGTTGTTACCAAAACTCCAGGAAGCCGTTGGGGAAACGATTGAAAGTTTTCCCCAATTTCAATAG
- a CDS encoding M61 family metallopeptidase — MHQEELEFERGLETNDVQPLESYLQPDHDPDLSTRLRSAPQIHYQVAMPAPQTHLFEVTLQIINWQADQPRLDLKMPVWTPGSYLVREYSRHLQNFAAFAGEHRVPLSWRKLSKNHWQIELQGQTALTVTYRIFANELTVRTNHLDETHGYFNGAALFFYIPGYERCPVRVAIAPPDSTWKIATALPPVADSPNTFLAKDFDTLVDSPFEVGIHQTYEFEVQGKPHRLVVWGEGNLEPERLITDIQKVIGAEAGLFGGLPYDRYLFLLHLSSQGFGGLEHRDSCSLIYQRFGFRNQDRYNRFIQLVAHEFFHLWNVKRIRPKAFEVFDYEQENYTPSLWFSEGTTSFYDLIFPYRAGIYDLRAYLNALSKEITRYLTTPGRRVQPLSESSFDAWIKLYRQDANSPNSQMSYYLKGEMVSLLLDLLIRERHGNWRSLDDVMRQMWERFGKPEIGFTPGDLQQVIESVAGTDLSDFFAKYLDGLDELPFDTYLNPFGLGLQADLHGEAPYLGLHMKLEHGRELIKFVESASPAQNAGLDAGDELLALNGIRVSGEHLNERLRDYNPGDTIRLTVFHQDELCTRAVTLAEPRPTRYQIVPLEQPTAIQEQNFRGWLGRSLAEVNG; from the coding sequence ATGCATCAGGAAGAATTAGAGTTTGAACGAGGGCTGGAAACCAATGACGTGCAGCCCTTAGAGAGTTACTTGCAGCCAGACCACGATCCTGATTTGTCTACCCGATTGCGCTCTGCGCCGCAAATTCACTACCAGGTGGCCATGCCTGCACCTCAAACCCATTTGTTTGAAGTGACGTTGCAGATTATAAACTGGCAGGCCGATCAACCACGGTTGGATTTGAAAATGCCTGTCTGGACGCCGGGATCCTATCTGGTCAGAGAGTATTCCCGGCACTTGCAGAACTTTGCGGCCTTTGCGGGAGAGCACCGGGTGCCTCTATCCTGGCGGAAGCTGAGCAAGAACCACTGGCAGATTGAACTCCAGGGGCAAACGGCCCTCACGGTCACCTACCGGATCTTTGCCAATGAGTTGACTGTGCGGACCAATCACCTGGATGAGACGCACGGTTATTTTAACGGGGCGGCTCTGTTTTTCTACATTCCGGGGTATGAACGGTGCCCAGTGCGGGTGGCGATCGCCCCTCCAGACTCTACCTGGAAGATCGCAACCGCTCTGCCGCCAGTTGCTGACAGTCCCAACACCTTTCTGGCAAAGGACTTTGATACCCTGGTGGACAGCCCGTTTGAAGTGGGAATTCATCAAACCTACGAGTTTGAAGTGCAGGGTAAGCCCCACAGGCTGGTGGTATGGGGCGAAGGTAACCTGGAGCCAGAACGGCTAATCACAGACATTCAGAAGGTGATTGGGGCAGAAGCCGGGCTATTTGGGGGATTGCCCTACGATCGTTACCTGTTCCTGCTGCACTTATCCTCTCAGGGGTTTGGCGGATTGGAGCACAGGGATTCCTGCTCGCTCATCTATCAACGCTTCGGCTTTCGGAATCAGGACAGGTATAATCGCTTCATTCAACTGGTTGCCCATGAGTTTTTCCATCTATGGAACGTGAAGCGGATTCGTCCCAAAGCCTTTGAGGTGTTCGATTACGAGCAAGAAAATTACACCCCTTCCCTCTGGTTTAGCGAAGGAACGACCAGCTTTTACGATCTGATTTTCCCCTACCGGGCAGGAATTTATGACCTGCGGGCATACCTGAACGCTCTGAGTAAGGAAATCACCCGCTACCTGACCACTCCTGGGCGCAGGGTCCAACCATTGAGTGAGTCCAGCTTTGATGCCTGGATCAAACTGTATCGGCAGGATGCCAATAGTCCCAACTCCCAGATGTCTTACTATCTGAAAGGCGAAATGGTGTCTCTTTTGCTGGATTTGCTGATCCGGGAGCGGCACGGAAATTGGCGATCGCTGGACGACGTGATGCGTCAGATGTGGGAACGGTTTGGCAAACCAGAGATCGGGTTTACCCCCGGTGACTTGCAGCAGGTGATTGAGTCTGTGGCTGGAACCGATTTAAGTGACTTCTTTGCAAAATACCTGGATGGGCTGGATGAGCTACCGTTTGACACCTATCTGAATCCATTTGGATTGGGTCTTCAGGCAGACCTTCATGGGGAAGCCCCCTATCTGGGGCTGCACATGAAACTGGAGCATGGGCGCGAGTTGATTAAGTTTGTGGAATCGGCATCTCCAGCCCAGAATGCTGGTCTGGATGCAGGAGACGAACTGCTGGCACTCAATGGCATTCGTGTCAGTGGAGAGCATCTGAATGAACGCCTGCGGGACTACAACCCAGGCGATACCATCCGGCTCACAGTTTTCCATCAGGATGAACTGTGTACACGAGCCGTGACCTTGGCGGAACCGCGTCCGACCCGCTATCAGATTGTGCCCCTGGAGCAGCCAACTGCCATCCAGGAACAAAACTTTCGGGGCTGGCTGGGGCGATCGCTGGCAGAGGTGAACGGATGA
- a CDS encoding MarR family winged helix-turn-helix transcriptional regulator, producing the protein MQTDVGSKKPLTAAQQAAKEPFLPLMRELARAYQAFCSYDEENIRHLGLTGPQFDVIATLGNTSGMMMGQLAEKTLVTKGTLTGIVDRLEQKGLVRREVPPNNRRCFKIVLTPEGEKLFEEVFPAHINRLKERFSQLSETEIQQITAALRRIREIF; encoded by the coding sequence ATGCAGACAGATGTTGGTTCAAAGAAGCCACTGACCGCTGCCCAGCAGGCGGCAAAGGAGCCATTTCTCCCTCTGATGCGGGAGCTTGCCAGGGCATATCAGGCATTCTGTTCCTACGATGAAGAAAATATTCGTCATCTGGGGCTGACAGGTCCTCAATTTGATGTGATTGCCACACTGGGCAACACATCTGGCATGATGATGGGACAGCTTGCAGAGAAAACTTTAGTTACGAAAGGAACCCTGACGGGAATTGTTGATCGCCTGGAGCAGAAAGGTCTGGTGCGGCGAGAGGTGCCCCCGAACAATCGTCGCTGCTTTAAGATTGTGCTGACACCTGAAGGTGAGAAGCTGTTTGAGGAAGTATTTCCTGCTCACATCAATCGCCTGAAAGAACGGTTCAGTCAGTTGAGTGAAACAGAAATCCAACAAATTACAGCCGCTCTGAGACGTATACGAGAGATTTTTTAG
- a CDS encoding NAD-dependent succinate-semialdehyde dehydrogenase, whose product MGIATVNPATSEVIKTFESLTDAEIEIRLQKGQEAFEQYRKTSFEQRSRWMNEAAKVLEEGKEAFGKLMTLEMGKTLKSAIAEVEKCAWVCRFYAENASRFLADVPSQTDASRSFVRYQPLGVVLAVMPWNFPFWQVFRFAAPALMAGNGGLLKHASNVPQCALAIEDIFLQAGFPPGVFQTLLIGADKVAPLMADDRIKAATLTGSEPAGASLAAAAGKQIKKVVLELGGSDPFIVMPSADLDAAIATAVTARMLNNGQSCIAAKRFIVHTDIASEFEHRLVENYQALKVGDPMLPETDIGPLATPGILKDLEDQVKRAVEQGARVLIGGQPASQQGNFYPPTILAEIPVESAIAREEFFGPVAMLFQVANIDTAIQIANSVPFGLGASAWTHNPVEQERFINDLEAGAVFINGLVKSDPRLPFGGIKRSGFGRELGIQGIHEFVNIKTVWMK is encoded by the coding sequence ATGGGAATCGCTACAGTGAACCCGGCAACCAGCGAGGTTATTAAGACTTTTGAGTCGTTGACCGATGCCGAAATTGAAATTCGGTTACAGAAAGGACAGGAAGCGTTTGAGCAGTATCGCAAGACTTCGTTTGAGCAGCGATCGCGCTGGATGAATGAAGCCGCCAAAGTTCTGGAGGAAGGAAAGGAAGCGTTTGGTAAGCTGATGACCCTGGAAATGGGGAAGACCCTGAAATCAGCGATCGCCGAAGTTGAAAAGTGCGCCTGGGTTTGCCGCTTTTATGCTGAAAATGCGTCCCGGTTTCTGGCGGATGTCCCATCTCAAACAGATGCCAGTCGTAGCTTTGTTCGCTATCAACCCCTGGGGGTTGTGCTGGCAGTGATGCCCTGGAACTTTCCCTTCTGGCAGGTGTTTCGGTTTGCTGCACCAGCACTGATGGCAGGCAATGGGGGCTTACTCAAGCACGCTTCCAATGTGCCCCAGTGTGCCCTGGCCATTGAGGATATTTTCCTTCAGGCAGGTTTTCCTCCGGGTGTATTTCAAACCCTTCTCATCGGAGCAGACAAAGTCGCCCCTTTAATGGCAGACGATCGCATCAAAGCGGCCACGCTGACCGGCAGTGAACCAGCCGGAGCCAGTCTCGCAGCAGCGGCAGGAAAGCAGATCAAGAAAGTTGTCCTGGAGTTGGGGGGCAGTGACCCGTTTATTGTGATGCCCAGTGCCGATCTGGATGCCGCGATCGCCACAGCCGTGACCGCCCGGATGCTGAATAATGGACAGTCCTGTATTGCCGCAAAGCGGTTTATTGTGCATACGGACATTGCGAGCGAATTTGAACATCGCCTGGTTGAGAACTATCAGGCGTTGAAGGTGGGTGATCCCATGTTGCCTGAGACGGATATTGGTCCACTGGCAACTCCTGGCATCCTTAAGGATCTGGAAGACCAGGTGAAAAGAGCGGTAGAGCAGGGTGCCCGGGTGTTAATTGGGGGACAACCTGCAAGCCAGCAGGGTAATTTTTACCCGCCTACGATTCTGGCTGAAATTCCAGTGGAGAGCGCGATCGCCCGGGAAGAATTTTTTGGTCCAGTGGCCATGCTATTCCAGGTTGCCAATATCGACACGGCGATTCAGATTGCCAACAGCGTCCCCTTTGGCTTGGGAGCGAGTGCCTGGACCCATAATCCCGTCGAGCAGGAGCGATTTATCAATGACCTGGAAGCGGGGGCTGTCTTTATCAATGGGCTGGTTAAATCAGACCCACGGTTACCCTTTGGGGGCATCAAACGCTCAGGTTTTGGGCGAGAACTCGGAATTCAGGGCATCCACGAATTTGTCAATATCAAAACAGTTTGGATGAAGTAA